From Neodiprion pinetum isolate iyNeoPine1 chromosome 7, iyNeoPine1.2, whole genome shotgun sequence, a single genomic window includes:
- the Stoml2 gene encoding stomatin-like protein 2, mitochondrial isoform X2, with the protein MNTIVMFVPQQEAWIVERMGKFHRILEPGVNLLIPVIDRVKYVQSLKEIAIDVPKQSAITLDNVNLNIDGVLYLRVNDPYLASYGVEDPEFAIVQLGQTTMRSELGKISLDKVFREREGLNVSIVESINKASEAWGITCLRYEIRDIKLPVRVQEAMQMQVEAERKKRAAILESEGTREADINVAEGKRQARILASEAEKQEQINKANGEAAAMLAVAEARAKGLQVVAGSLGLENGRNAASFSIAEQYVRAFNKLAKTNNTMILPSNPADVPNIVGQAMAIYQHIAPRPQTPDDPAPQFKSKIPLTVDTPDNAYEYFSDKEELEKHRNSTSKNSQIL; encoded by the exons ATGAACACGATCGTCATGTTCGTCCCTCAACAAGAG GCATGGATCGTAGAGAGGATGGGGAAATTTCACAGAATCTTGGAGCCAGGAGTTAATCTTCTGATTCCTGTAATAGACCGAGTGAAGTACGTGCAGAGTCTAAAAGAAATTGCAATCGATGTTCCCAAACAAAGCGCAATCACGCTAG ATAATGTCAACTTGAACATTGACGGCGTCTTGTATTTGAGAGTGAACGACCCGTATCTGGCATCTTACGGAGTTGAGGATCCTGAGTTTGCAATCGTTCAGCTGGGGCAAACAACAATGAGATCGGAACTAGGCAAAATATCGCTAGATAAAGTGttcagagaaagagagggactCAACGTTTCCATTGTAGAAAGTATAAACAAGGCCAGCGAAGCCTGGGGAATAACTTGCCTTCGTTATGAAATTC GCGACATTAAACTACCAGTGAGAGTACAAGAAGCCATGCAAATGCAGGTAGAagcagagagaaagaaaagggCTGCTATATTGGAATCTGAGGGTACGAGAGAAGCTGACATAAATGTTGCAGAGGGAAAACGTCAGGCCAGAATCCTCGCGTCTG AGGCTGAGAAACAGGAACAAATCAACAAGGCGAACGGCGAAGCAGCGGCTATGTTAGCTGTCGCGGAGGCGAGAGCCAAAGGTTTACAGGTTGTTGCCGGATCTTTGGGTTTGGAAAATGGCAGAAATGCCGCATCGTTCAGCATCGCCGAGCAATACGTTCGTGCATTCAACAAACTAGCCAAAACTAACAACACTATGATCTTACCGAGCAACCCTGCCGATGTTCCCAACATTGTTGGACAG GCGATGGCGATATACCAGCATATCGCACCCCGTCCACAAACACCGGACGATCCAGCACCGCAATTTAAGTCGAAAATCCCGCTCACCGTTGATACCCCGGATAACGCTTATGAATATTTTAGCGATAAAGAGGAGCTGGAGAAGCATAGAAATTCTACCAGTAAGAATTCGCAAATATTGTAA
- the Stoml2 gene encoding stomatin-like protein 2, mitochondrial isoform X1 has protein sequence MLSTTNSLFRGISIARDTVRILSIKPKIPHRYSSSTPMNTIVMFVPQQEAWIVERMGKFHRILEPGVNLLIPVIDRVKYVQSLKEIAIDVPKQSAITLDNVNLNIDGVLYLRVNDPYLASYGVEDPEFAIVQLGQTTMRSELGKISLDKVFREREGLNVSIVESINKASEAWGITCLRYEIRDIKLPVRVQEAMQMQVEAERKKRAAILESEGTREADINVAEGKRQARILASEAEKQEQINKANGEAAAMLAVAEARAKGLQVVAGSLGLENGRNAASFSIAEQYVRAFNKLAKTNNTMILPSNPADVPNIVGQAMAIYQHIAPRPQTPDDPAPQFKSKIPLTVDTPDNAYEYFSDKEELEKHRNSTSKNSQIL, from the exons atgctttCAACAACGAATTCACTCTTTCGGGGTATTAGCATAGCCAGA gaCACTGTGCGTATCCTTTCGATCAAACCGAAGATCCCGCATCGGTACAGTTCCTCGACTCCGATGAACACGATCGTCATGTTCGTCCCTCAACAAGAG GCATGGATCGTAGAGAGGATGGGGAAATTTCACAGAATCTTGGAGCCAGGAGTTAATCTTCTGATTCCTGTAATAGACCGAGTGAAGTACGTGCAGAGTCTAAAAGAAATTGCAATCGATGTTCCCAAACAAAGCGCAATCACGCTAG ATAATGTCAACTTGAACATTGACGGCGTCTTGTATTTGAGAGTGAACGACCCGTATCTGGCATCTTACGGAGTTGAGGATCCTGAGTTTGCAATCGTTCAGCTGGGGCAAACAACAATGAGATCGGAACTAGGCAAAATATCGCTAGATAAAGTGttcagagaaagagagggactCAACGTTTCCATTGTAGAAAGTATAAACAAGGCCAGCGAAGCCTGGGGAATAACTTGCCTTCGTTATGAAATTC GCGACATTAAACTACCAGTGAGAGTACAAGAAGCCATGCAAATGCAGGTAGAagcagagagaaagaaaagggCTGCTATATTGGAATCTGAGGGTACGAGAGAAGCTGACATAAATGTTGCAGAGGGAAAACGTCAGGCCAGAATCCTCGCGTCTG AGGCTGAGAAACAGGAACAAATCAACAAGGCGAACGGCGAAGCAGCGGCTATGTTAGCTGTCGCGGAGGCGAGAGCCAAAGGTTTACAGGTTGTTGCCGGATCTTTGGGTTTGGAAAATGGCAGAAATGCCGCATCGTTCAGCATCGCCGAGCAATACGTTCGTGCATTCAACAAACTAGCCAAAACTAACAACACTATGATCTTACCGAGCAACCCTGCCGATGTTCCCAACATTGTTGGACAG GCGATGGCGATATACCAGCATATCGCACCCCGTCCACAAACACCGGACGATCCAGCACCGCAATTTAAGTCGAAAATCCCGCTCACCGTTGATACCCCGGATAACGCTTATGAATATTTTAGCGATAAAGAGGAGCTGGAGAAGCATAGAAATTCTACCAGTAAGAATTCGCAAATATTGTAA